Genomic window (Diceros bicornis minor isolate mBicDic1 unplaced genomic scaffold, mDicBic1.mat.cur scaffold_97_ctg1, whole genome shotgun sequence):
ATGCAAAGCTGTGTTCTTGGTTTTGTGGGtaaaaagttgaagaaaatataaCTATTGCTTTTGAAGAAATTATAGTAAAATGCACTTCTAAAGATATTCCAATAGATAGTTAAAATAATATAGGTGTGCTTCTATATGTAACTCTGTGGAAAAAGACAAAAGGATTAAAAGACCCAAAGAGAAGTCAGTGCGTCTTTTCAAATTCAGTTCTTCATATCTTCCACATGGTTCCCAGTCACCCTAAGTGCAAATGGAAGAGAAGATACAGAAATTACTCCCTCCAAAAAGTAGGAAAaactagtttaaaaatataaggtGACACACTACATTATGTACATAGTAACCCATCTCTCAAGGCAGCAAAGAAGGATTTCCCATTTATCCAACAACGATACCAGTTCAGCATAAACATGTCTCACAATTTACAAGGTCAATACATCAGTTGGGTTTTTCAGTCATCTTAAATGGCAAATGATGGGGAAGTTGATATACTGATATCTTAAATCATGACATATTCATTAATCTTTTCACAGAAAGGGACCAGAGAAACCCCAAAccaatggatgagcaaaatgtcaCCAGAGTGAAAGTGTTCATACTTTTGGGGTTCACAGCAGACATGCGGTTACAGAGAGTGCTCTTTTTCATCTTCCTCATCATCTATGTCTTCAGTCTCTCAGCGAACATCACCCTGATTTCTCTGATCTGTGCTGATTCTCGGCTATACACACCAATGTATTTCTTCATTGGAAACCTGCCATTCCTGGATCTCTGGTTTTCTTCTGCTAATGTGCCCAAAATCCTGATGACCTGCATCTCTGATGACAAAAGCATCTCCTTTGCTGGCTACCTAGCTCAGTTCTTCTTCTCAGCTGGACTGGCTGATAGTGAATCTTACCTGTTGGCTGCCATGGCTtatgatcgctatgtggccatctctGACCCGCTGCTTTATTCCCAGGCTATGTCTGCAAGGTTATGTTCCAGTCTTTTTGcaacctcatacattgctggcttTCTTAATTCAACCATCATCACTAGCGAGACATTTACCCTGAGCTTTTGTGGCAACAACATCATTGATGATTTTTTCTGTGCTCTGCCTCCCCTTGTAAATTTGGCCTGTGATGTGAAGAAGGGCTACCAGGCTGTGCTCTATTTCATACTTGTCTCCAATGTCATCACCCCTGCCATGCTTATTCTTGCCTCCTACCTCTTCACTATTGCTGCCATCTTGAAGATCCACTCCACCCAAGGCCACCTCAAGGCCTTCTCCACTTCTGCTCTCACTTGACAGCTGTCACCTTGTACTGTGGTTCAATTCTCTTCATTTACTCCCTACCAAGTACTAGCTATGCACTAGAAAGGGATAAAGTTGTGTCAGTGTTCCATACTGTGGTGATTCCAATGTTGAATCCCTTCATCTATGGCTTTAagaaataaagatgttaaaaatgccctgaagaaaatgttaaatagaCCAAAGTTTTAGTAAGtgaaaatatttggtgaacaatggctatattttatttcacagattATCTCCCTGTCATTGTTATCAGCCTGTCCTCTCAGAAATacgtaaaataagaaaacaaaaaaatgtttggaTATTGTTGAAACACTAGTCTGCATTTGTTTTTTCAAGTTGGCACTAATGTACATGAATGTGTTTTGAAAGTAAACGAGGCTGGGGCATTTGGAAAAACAGCTATGCCAGCTAGCTTGAAATAAAGTCTATAAAATTACTGGGATtctagaaggatgaaagagagcagctttttttccttctaattttcacttgacaGTTTATAAGTTCCTTGTATGTATAACATTGTAATCTATaaacaagaataataaaattgGTGATGGAAACTTAGCTTCATTTAGATGGATTAAATGACTTCCTTCAAATCATGTAGTTCATAGGTGAGAAAATAGGAGTGCGGACCCAGAACTTCTGACACCAAAGGTTCTCACCCCAATTGTTGGCAGACAGAGTCAGTTAGGAGGTCATAAGTAAAATTTCTACTGTAAAATGCCATtggaaataaacttattttttctttctgactcTTATTTCTTGGCTTACCGTGATAACAAAGATTTCCCTGGCAATAGATAGAGGAAGGAACAAATATCTTTACTAGAGTCATTGTGAGCTTTTCAATAAAAGAGTGTGTTTCCCCAAAAATTAAGGAATTAAGGGTAAAAGTATAGCAGCTGTATGAAATAGACAAAAATGGACCTATAGATAGACATAGACAGATAACTAGAGAAATCAAGGAAGAAATTTCAAAAAGCTTTGCATCCACAAAAAGATTCAAAGTGAAAATATCTCCTAGGTGAAGCAATGACTGATAACAATTAAGGGTCTAtgaacatttatatttctttggttgGTCAGTGTTGTATATGTATTAATGAAAAATTGGAGAATATTTCATTATGATGCATCACATTTCCTAATTTAATAGTCTTTCTACCTGTAAAACACGGGATTGCACCAACATAAAAAAGCCCTAGTGTTGATAAGCAAGtacattagtttgctagggctcccacaaaaaaataccatagactaggtcatgttaacaacagaaatttattttctcacagttctggaggctaaaaggcCAATAAGAAGATGCCATCagagttgatttcttctgaggccgcTTTCCTTGGTTTGCATATGGCCACCCTCTTGCCACGTCCTCAAATAGTCTTTTTTATGTTTACATCTATCCTTGGTGTCTTTTTGGGTgttcaaattttcatttcttattttttacaaagaCACCAGTCTGGTCGGTTTAGTGCTCACCTTAATCAACTCATTTTAACTTTAATCACCTCTattaaggccctatctccaaatatagccacattctgagttactgggccttaggacttcaacacatgaatggtTGTGGGGTAAACTCAACCAGTAACACCAGGGATAGACAAGAGTTTCTTGATGAATGAGACAAGAAGGGGTAGcctagaagagagagaagagcataTGGCAAGAAAAAATTATCACCAATATGATACATTCTAGAAAACTTTAGTACAATTTGGAGAGTTTCCATGATCAGACACATTTAATAATTGTATTGTGACTTAGATCCAATAAGAGAGTCAACATTTAATGAAACACCCTTTATTTCACCATATCCTAATAAAGATGTCATCCTCACACTCCAAATGAACTCTAATTGGTCTTTGGAGACTGAGGTACATATTTCTAGGCTTGTGAGGAAGGTATCTCAAAGGGCTGTTGAGAAAATAGATATATCAGGCCCCAAAAGAGCAAGCCAAAGTGTGACAAGAGAGGGAAAAGTGTATCACTTCCAGGACTGTCCTTCCTGATCAAGGGTAAGCAACTGGAATCAGGGGCAGCTGGCTGGTTTGACCTCTCTATGATCTCAGCTACTGCAATTTGAAGGTGGATAGAGTCTGGCCTGGCTCTCATAAGATCATTGTTGtgccaatcacacacacacacacacacacacacacacacacagacactatcCTAAATAAGATTTCAACCAAATATATGTAACTCTTATCTAGAGTTTGAAATTCAGTGTGATGGTTATGCTGGGTCATCATACATTCACTTACAGAGTAGAGAGATCAAGAGGACAAAAAAAGGTGACATGCTTTTTGCCTCTAGTAGTTGTGGCACTCTGAGATATCCAAAATACTAatgtatgatatttttatttcttggtaCTCATTTTTAGGTGCTAGAGGGACACCTTCATCCACAGAATTTTAAGTCTTCcagggaagggagcagggaaCAGAGCTTCTACAGGGGAACACACCTCTTTAGAAGCCATTCTATATGGGATGCGTTAGCATAACTGGCTCtgatattttgtcttttatttcacaGTCACATTTTAATTGTAGTTTATTTCAAATTCAAGATGGATTTGAGATGTGGTTATGTGTCCTCTCTTTATTTACTCTTCCTTCTTATTAGTGATACAGTACACTAGGCAAAGAAAGTCCCTGTGAGGGCAGATAAGTCCTGAATAGTTTGAGTTAGGTTAGAAGTAGATAATACTTTGTGAAAAACAGCTTCAAGGTATAAAGGTGATTACCCATTTATTTGTTctagaaatatatattaagtgcCAGTTAGTTACGAGGAACTATTATGTATGCTGGGATACAGTAGTAAACTAAGTGGAGAAATCTTTCTGCCCCACAGTTAATGCATTATGGTGGGGAAAATGGACAATAAACTTAATAAACAGGAGTTAGAAGGTGACAGTAGGTCTGGGGGAAAATAGAGTAGAGTCTGAGCAGAATAAGAAGGATGGGgattgctggtgggaagagggCGTGGAATTTAAAATAGTGATAAGGATGAGCCTTAGTCAGAAAATGATATTTGAATGGGACTTAGAGGAGATGAGAGTGTCAGCCTGGCAAATATCTGAGGAATAGTGTTTCGagcagagaaatagacagttcagAAATCTTTGGTGTTAGAGAAGGGCTGGTGTTTCTTTGTGAAACAGTGAGAAAGTTAGCAAACCTGGAGCAGAATGAAGGCGGGGGTGAGTCTTAGGAGAAATGGACCTGTAGGTAATGGAGGGTAGGCTCTTGGAAGACCTTTAAGCCATTGTATGGAATTTGACTTTAACTTAGAAAAAATTGGGAGTATTTTAGggtcatttttcattttagctcaTTTTTCAGGTCTCATTTAAATACCTCTTCTTCTGGGAAGACTCTGAATTTAGAGCAGAATATGTATTTTATGAGTTATTTGAGTCTTTAGAGGGTAATAGTAGAAGAGTAACAATTAGATCTGGCcagaaatttccatttttccccaaattatattatattaaaaatgtgcTCAATAACGCCCAGTTATGTTGCCTTATATAGACACATGATATCATAGCAGGGAAAGTTGAAAGTAACTACTGAGATGGTGGCTATCGCCCACCACTTTTACATTACCAATATAACAAACATACATTCCCGTCAAGTATTTATACTCAAGCTTGagtaaattctgaaaaaaaaatatagcATACACATGAATAATAGCATAGAAATATAACTGTGAAGCTCCCAGGATGTGTGAGATTATTCTGGGGACATGAATCATAGAGGAATTTAGTTTGGTTGCCGTCCTAAATTGATGAAGAGAAGTGGTGAGAGAGGTTTATAAAGGTAAGTTAGAACTAGCTTATGGAACGTTGGGTGTAGGGCTGAAGCATCTGTGCTTTGTGTGCAAATAAGAAAAGATCTATTATGCAGTAATAAAGAAACGAACGGTCTTCGGGGCTTCGAGCTGCTGTTACCACAGCATCATCAATGCAGTTATGACCTATCATAACATCATCAGCTACGGTTGAGAGATTTGGACACCATACCTCTCTTCCTAGCAAGCAGAAGCACCAGAACTCCAGGGAGAAGACTTGAGTTTGCGTTCTAGTTACAACACTGACCCTGGCTTAGTCCATACGTAAATGTTTTAAACATCAGAATAAATTACAATTCTCTCTTGGTTTTAGCTTTCTTTCACCAACTTTATAGTTAGAGGGATATCAGCTCTAAAGCTATTGGGGCATCAGCCCTAATTATGTAATGTTTTAAATTCGATACCTCCTTGTAGCTTCTCTCTGCTAGCTTTGGAGCTTCAAGGTAGGAACTTTGAAGGATTCATGGTTTCTCAATGAATCTTTGACACCAAAAATTGGTTTCTTTCCAATGTTCAGAAtccactatattaaaaaaaaatttctcacttATGTATATAAATCTTACATCTAGTAGCGGAAAGTGGAAAAGaatgcattcttttaaaaaagtgattttttaaaggtCTTTTTAATAGGTGAAGATATTCAAGTTGTCATAGAATTACAAGGTTGCCTTAGCCAGGAAAACAGGGGAAAAAATAATTCATCTATAAAAGACATAAAAGCTTAACAATTGAAAGCATATACCCTTGATAAAAGAAATTCTGTGTTCAAAAACCAGTTCTGCTATTGAATAATTCTGTGACCTTGgaaatgtttcttaaattacaTGAGCAACATAAATACCTACCTTGTAAAGTTGTGGTAAGGATTAAGTGTGTTAAGATTAGGACTCAGAATACtaactggcacatagtgagtaacatatctatttatttattcatttacttattctatTTGTACTAAGAGCCGAAGGAATAGGACAGTATATTGGTTTTTGTATAATTATAGGGATGATGCTTGACACATAAGTCTTAATAATATATGAAGTATACTAAAATTTTTTGAGTGCTCACTATGTACCAAGCATGAGGCCGGGTGTTTTGatgcatatcttctttatccaatcagacAACCTGTCAGGGGTCatcattttgttcatctttttggtGAGAATTAGGGACTGGCCTAGCATTAAACAATTACTAAGTGAGAGCCATAATTTCAGAATCAGATCCTACTCCAATTCCAGTTGTTCCTAAGTATCAGACTGGAATTATAGCATTCTAGAGAGTAAGGGATAAAAGTCCATATAAGCCTCTAGTAATTACTGACTTAATTGATacctttgcttctttctttcagcagtaaaatcactgaatttttttttcttgtaatcttTATTGGGCTTTCTTCTGTCTGGACATGGAAGTTGGAAATCGCACTGTCCTGACTGAATTCATCTCGGTGGGCTTATCCGCAGACCCCAGGTGGCAGCTGATTCTATTTGGAATATTTCTGATGCTCTACTTGATTGCCATGTCAGGGAACATGACCATGGTCATCTTAATATGTATTGATTCCCGCCTGCACACACCTATGTACTGTTTCATTAGTAATCTGTCTTTTCTGGATTTCTGGTATCCTTCTGTGTATATTCCCAAAATTCTGGCCATATGTGTCTCAGAAAATAAACCTATTTCCTTGGCTGGATGTGGAGCACAGCTGTTCTTTTCTTGCCTTGCCGCCTACACTGAGTGCTATCTCCTGGCAGCCATGGCCTGTGACCGCCTagtggccatctgtaagccattACTTTATTCAAGTACAATGTCCAGTTCTCTCTGTACTGGACTCGTTGCTGGCTCCTACATCAGAGGGTTCTTGAATTCCATCGCTCATATTGCTAACACTTTCCGCCTGAGTTTCTGTGGTAAAAATATCATTGACCACTATTTCTGTGACGTAACACCATTGGTAAAAATGTCTTGTACAGACATCCAGGTCTATGAAAAAATCCTCCGGGGTCTGGTGGGCTTCACGGTCCTCTCCAACATTCTTGCCATCCTGATTTCTTATTTCAACATCCTTCTGTCTATCTCGAGGATCCGCTCAGCCTCAGGAAGGCACAAGGTCTTCTCCACCTGTGCGTCTCACCTTATCTCTGTCATGTTCTTCTATGGATCCTTACTCTTCATGTATTCAAGGCCAAGTTCCACCTACTCTGTGGGGAGACACAAAGTGGCTTCTCTCTTCTACACCCTGTTCAACCCATTGCTTAATCCTCTCATCTACAGCCTGAGAAACAAAGACGTCAAAGCAGCCTTCCGGAAAGCAGTTCAGAGCATAAGGCCACAGAGGTGAAGGTTATCTTTTTGCAGAATACCCTTATcgtattttccaaattattggCTTATAGACAATTTGTAACACTGTAATATTTCAAGTATATTCAATGAGTTGTATGTAAAACAATGACACACTGATCAAACcatttttaactctttattatcattttattgtgattaataatattaacttCTAATATTGAGTTATTTGATGGTTGGATGGTTTTCATGCACATAGTTTGAATTTGAAGCTTAGTGAGAAAACTTTATTTGTTGAGAATAAGATTTGGAATGGTGTAACTGTTGGAAATttacaagcatttatttttaataagtagttccctccaaatattttcataaagttcTAATTGAGCATATAGAATACATCTCTGTAAACATTGTGTCTTCTACATCAATTGAATATTAGGCAaatttttgagttgtttctattacaagaaaataaaaaagaaaacacccaaAACACCTTTCTGAATCCGTGGGGAAAGAAGTGTATTTAGGGTTGTATAACTCCATAAAAGAGTGATCTCTTCCACAGAGAATGAGTAGTCTGTCATACTCTCCCTCATTCCATACCACTATATACTCCCTATCGAGGAAAATAACGACATCCAGGGGAACACACTGAaacaacaaaccaacaaacaaaatctACTGTATTCTAGATTCAatgcttgttttttttccccactagaatttttcaattttaagaaaCTTACAGCTCAATATTCAGTATGTGGCAGGTTTAGTTGACTTTTTCTCCATactctttacaataaaattgcagATTAAGGATTATTAGTCACATTTGACAAATGAGTAGCTTGAGCATAAAAAGTTAGAATTTGTTATTGAAAGATTATAGTTATTGTTGTAATGAGCACATTTATAAActgcatttaaattaaaattttagaacaaCTAGCCATAGCCACCTCACCATTTATATTAGCTCTGACTTTTGTGATCTTTCTTTTCATCTACGTGTATTATCTAACACATCACTGCCCTCtcttttttaatcacaaaattcTTAACATTCCTTATTCTTCCATTACCACGGAAGTTCTGTGTGTACTGGACAATAAGGATTTGGGATATATTCCACAAATCAAGTATCCATATAACATTTTCTTCACATTCCCACAATGCCTACTATAGGGAGAAAAAACAAGGGTCAATCTCAGGGTAAATagtgaaataaaatgtaatcCTTTGATCCCAAAGTAACATATATTCTTCTATTTTGCATTAATCCCTAATGCTGTTTTTCAAAAACTATACTAATATTAAATTGAATCCATATTCTATAGTATAAATTTTAGTTtgatcacaaaagaaaaacaaacacaaagaaataagtctTTTTCACTGGATTTCTTTGAATAgaaaaaatgtttgtttatttattttttaattcacttcTCCAAGCTTACCCTGAAGAACTTAATTTTGCACTTAGCACTCATTTAAGAAATTTATGTCAATTTAGACTCCTGATTGTGTCAAGCTGAAAAATTTTTTCAGAGCCCCTTTCACATCTTCGTTTCTCAAACTGTAGATCATGGGGTTCAACATGGGGAACAGCACAATATAAAATGTGGAAACCATTTTGTCCCTCTCAAGGGAATAGCTGGAACTTGGGCGAGAGTAGATGTAGAGAATGGAGCCACAGTACAAAGTGACAGAGATCAGACGGGAGGAGCATGTGGAGAAGGCTTTGAGGCGGCCCTGGGTGGAGCGGATCCTCAAGATGGCGGCGATGATGAAGAGGTAGGAGGCCAGTATGAGCACAGCGGGCGTAATGACGTTGGAGGCCAGGAGGAAGTACAGCATGGCCTGGTAGCTGTCTTTCACATCACATGCCAACTTCACTAGGGGCGG
Coding sequences:
- the LOC131403977 gene encoding olfactory receptor 9G4-like — encoded protein: MEVGNRTVLTEFISVGLSADPRWQLILFGIFLMLYLIAMSGNMTMVILICIDSRLHTPMYCFISNLSFLDFWYPSVYIPKILAICVSENKPISLAGCGAQLFFSCLAAYTECYLLAAMACDRLVAICKPLLYSSTMSSSLCTGLVAGSYIRGFLNSIAHIANTFRLSFCGKNIIDHYFCDVTPLVKMSCTDIQVYEKILRGLVGFTVLSNILAILISYFNILLSISRIRSASGRHKVFSTCASHLISVMFFYGSLLFMYSRPSSTYSVGRHKVASLFYTLFNPLLNPLIYSLRNKDVKAAFRKAVQSIRPQR